The nucleotide window tcgattgtgttcgtgaacgtttgataaggtgttcatgaacgttcattCTCCGTGAAAGATTTTTGTACATTATTTATTATATCTATAAAGATTATATTCATTAAACCCTAACAATTAATGAGGAAGGAAAGGGGAACGATGTTAAAACAAAGTGGGAATAGGGTTTCCTATATTAATTGTTAGGGTTTAATGAATATAATTTTTTTAGATATAATAAATAATGCACAAAAATCTTTCACGGACAacttaaacaaacgaacatgaatgaacgttcatgaacacCTTACTGAACGTttacgaacacaatcgaacgaacaagacctttgttcatgttcattcatttaactaatcgaacgaaatttctctttcatgtttgtttatttattaaacaaatgaacataaacgatcttcccgccgaacggttcacgaactattCGCCAAACGTTCACTTCATTTACAGCCCTATCATGTAAATTATATTGAGATGAGTTTTAATGCATACAGGATTTTCAAATAAACCCGATTGCCTTTTTCTTCATTCTTAACTCGTAGCACTATAGCTTACATGTTATCCACTTACATGTTTCCAAatacttgttgattttttttttttagattcttatttatttttaagaattttttaatttttagaattttttgatttttttgttttttcgattttttttaatttatattattttttagatttttttttatttttgtgatttttttattttttagattttttggatttttggatttttggattttttttgtgattttttgagtttttttattatattttttaaatatggATCGATCCGGATAGTGATCCATCCATTTAAAATTATTTGGATATCAATCGAATCACGATCCAATATGTTAGATCATGGATCGGATCATGATCTATTTAATTTGGATCATTAATGGATCGGATCATGATCCAATACATATCCATCCATTTACAGGCCTAACCGCTAAGTCCCTCTCTAATTAGATCATTTTCATGTTCTGCGTATTTTATTACCTTTATCAACGACTTTAGTCGATTGAATTTAATATGAAACCTATTTTCTTCACCATCAAACACTTGCATTGTAATGGTGTTCCTGAATTAACCCAAGGTCAAATACATCAATTTCGGGCCTTAAATCAATTTCGCCACCACCACTTAAGAAAACAACGTGATTTAAGTTTGTGCTTAATCGCTTCCAAGATCCGAGTAAACAACTAGTTAGGAATGGCAATGGGCCGGGTATTAGTAATCCCAAGCCCgtacccggttgtaattctttgGCCCAGcccgttacccgtcgggtatttacccatcgggtatcgggtatgcCCGCGGTTAACGGGTATACCCATTAATTTGTTAAAAATATCATTGAAACTCTCATGTGCAGTTTTTTACTctaatgtttatataatttactacTTTAATCACTACAACAAAGGAAAATATGACCAATAACATACAAACATATCATATGCCGACATAATTATCTAGTTGTCAACAAGTACAAAATCATGAGTGGTGTGATAAGCGGATTGAACCCACCGTGTTTTCAAGTAACGAGAAATCTTGTGATATGCCGACATAATTATCTAGTAGTATGTTACAACATAAACAAAGTTTTGGTATGTCTGTCACTATAATTTGTTGGTCACTAAACTCCTTTGGCCATTCAAAAGGTAACGTCACGAAACCCCTTCAAATAGACACCTTTAAGAAGAGTCACAATGGTTTGTTGGTAAACTGTCAACCGAAAGGTCACGACCCTTTAAACCATCACCTTGTGACAACCACAACCCTCAATagatgcgactaatcaaaccggTGCATTTAATGGACCAACGAACGTGAACCACATGAACAGTCACGGCCCTTGAATTAAGCCCACAACGGCAGCTGCGTACCTTTGAACCTACCAAACTGTTGCAAAGccaattctgttttttttttcttattttattttatttttcatgacTCAACCCAAAATATACACATTTGTTTTTGTCATTTTAAGGATATTCACAACAGTTTAATTCTTTAATCATACTATGGTTTATTCCAAATCCATGAATGAAACAAATGTGACCATAACATAAGGAgcttttaatggcgttttatgcATATTAACGCTTAAGCGACCACGATCATCCGGATTTCCAAATTGCAACCTCACTGAGCCCATCTTCAGTAGCACAAGCTCTGAACATACCAGTTGTATTAAAAGGCATGGTAACTTCACCTGTCGAAGATACACCTATCAAGCCAGTGGTTCCTTTTGGTGCAACTTCATCAACAATATATGCAGCCGCTTCTTTCAGACCTAGCCCTTTGTACTCCATGACTGCAGCCACATCCCTAGCCACCGTCTCACGGATTATGGCTTCACCTATGCCAGTTGCAGAGATGGCGCAAAACTTATTGGCATATGTCCCTGCACCAACGATCGGGGTGTCCCCAATCCTTCCCGccattttgttcaccagaccacCAGTTGAAGTTGCAGCCGCTAGGTTCCCTAGACCGTCTACAGCCACACATCCAACCGTTCCAAGTTTGCTATCCCCATCTGGCACTTTGGGTTTTATAGGTTGTGTATAATCTTGCTACAAGTTAAGTAATAGATATAATCATTTATAATTATCTCCTCAGGCAAAATAGTTCCACTGTGATATTAAATAAAGCATCTTAGGCgtagggatgagcacggtacccgTTCGGTACCGAAAAATgggaaaagtgggtaccggtactgaatatACCCGTTCGGTACTGAAAAATgggaaaagtgggtaccggtatttaccggtgttttacccgtaaataccggtaccgttaCCGAAAAACGGggaaagtgggtaccggtaccgaatatacccggtacggttcggtaccggtacccggtaccaaatgctcatccctaaccCATTCTGGCCTAAGTTAGGCCAGAATGGGTTAAAACAGAGAGGGTCAGGTTGACCCATAACACTTTGTCCAAATTTGATGAatttatgttattaaaagtagtGTTTTAAGTACTATTAAGaaaattataatattataataaatatatttagGAGGTTTAATACATTGAAAATACACTTCCGGTGTCTTTCAACTCATTTTTTTAAACTACTAATTTTATTTTACTTGTTTGACCCGTCACCCGTTGGAGATGATATATAAACAAAATCATGGAACGCGgaacgggtcaaaatttccaCCGCTATTCACAGGTAAAAGTTTTCGATTAATAATAAATGATATTTTTTATATGAATTTGAATGAGCATACCTGAACTCGGTTTGCTTCCTTTGCTTGCTTTAGCCTCTCGATGTTTTCAGGAGTGATGAAATGACTCTTATCTACAGTTTCAAGTCCCTAAACAAGTAATTGTAGAAGCATTCAGAACAGAAAATACATTGCAAATAATGATTATAAACACAAAGATACATGTAGTACGACTGTATGATGCATCAAACAAGAATGTGTAACTTGCCTGGTCTCTTGCAAAGGCCTCGGCTCCATCAAATGCAAGATAAACATGGGGAGTTTTTTCCATGACCCGTCTTGCCAAAGAGACGGGATTGACAACTGTGGTGACACCAGAAACCGCACCGCATTTTTTTGAACTCCCATCCATGATG belongs to Helianthus annuus cultivar XRQ/B chromosome 5, HanXRQr2.0-SUNRISE, whole genome shotgun sequence and includes:
- the LOC110941645 gene encoding isoaspartyl peptidase/L-asparaginase 1, whose translation is MGWAIALHGGAGDIPVDIPAERREPREAALRRILQIGVSALNAKQSPLDVVELVVRELENCPHFNAGKGSVLTANGTVEMEACIMDGSSKKCGAVSGVTTVVNPVSLARRVMEKTPHVYLAFDGAEAFARDQGLETVDKSHFITPENIERLKQAKEANRVQQDYTQPIKPKVPDGDSKLGTVGCVAVDGLGNLAAATSTGGLVNKMAGRIGDTPIVGAGTYANKFCAISATGIGEAIIRETVARDVAAVMEYKGLGLKEAAAYIVDEVAPKGTTGLIGVSSTGEVTMPFNTTGMFRACATEDGLSEVAIWKSG